From the Leishmania donovani BPK282A1 complete genome, chromosome 30 genome, one window contains:
- a CDS encoding formate--tetrahydrofolate ligase has protein sequence MTTRKLHCVWPVPADIDIAQSIDAQPITSIAEAAGILLSELSPYGSTRAKVKLSVLKRLEGSPNGKYVVVAGMSPTPLGEGKSTTTIGLAQALGAHLQRRCFACIRQPSQGPTFGIKGGAAGGGYSQVIPMEDFNLHGTGDIHAITAANNLLAAALDTRIFHERTQDDAALYRRLTDELKTFTPIMQKRLDKLGIYKTDPKSLTEEERVCFARLDVDPDTISWRRVTDVNDRFLRDIEIGMGKAEKGISRRTGFDISVASEVMAILALVDDLADMRQRLGAIQVAKSKTGASVTAEDVGCAGAMTVLMKDAVEPTVMQTLEGTPVLVHAGPFGNIAHGNSSVVADRIALKLAGADGFVLTEAGFGADMGCEKFFNIKCRTSGLKPDAAVLVATVRALKFHGGVEPKDATKENADALRAGMSNLVRHIQNIRKFGVPVVVALNRFSTDTEAELALVKELATQEGGAADVVVTDHWSKGGAGAVGLAQALIRVTETTPSNFQLLYPSNASLKEKIETVCREIYGAAGVEYLNDAEEKLADFERMGYGDFPVCMAKTQYSFSHNPELRGAPTGFTVPIRDVRVNCGAKFVFPLLGDISTMPGLPTRPAYYNIDIDCESGRIVGLS, from the coding sequence ATGACCACCCGAAAGCTGCACTGTGTGTGGCCGGTGCCGGCTGACATCGACATTGCTCAGAGTATCGATGCCCAGCCGATCACGAGCATCGCCGAGGCCGCGGGTATACTTCTTTCGGAGCTGAGCCCGTACGGCAGCACTCGCGCCAAGGTGAAGCTGAGCGTTCTGAAGCGTTTGGAGGGCAGCCCAAACGGCAAGTACGTCGTGGTGGCGGGCATGAGCCCCACCCCGttgggggaagggaagagcacCACGACGATCGGCCTCGCCCAGGCTCTCGGTGCTCATCTACAACGACGCTGCTTTGCGTGCATTCGCCAACCGTCTCAAGGACCGACCTTCGGCATCAAGGGCGGTGCCGCGGGAGGCGGCTACAGCCAGGTGATTCCGATGGAGGATTTTAACCTCCACGGCACCGGCGACATACACGCTATCACCGCAGCGAACAACCTCCTTGCTGCGGCGCTTGACACTCGCATCTTCCACGAGCGGACGcaggacgacgccgcgctttACCGCCGTCTCACCGACGAGCTGAAAACGTTCACACCGATTAtgcagaagcggctcgaTAAGCTCGGCATCTACAAAACAGACCCCAAGTCGCtaacggaggaggagcgcgtcTGCTTTGCGCGGCTGGACGTCGACCCTGACACCATTTCGTGGCGCCGCGTCACCGATGTCAACGACCGCTTCCTGCGCGACATCGAGATCGGGATGggaaaggcagagaaaggCATCAGCCGTCGCACCGGCTTCGACATTTCGGTCGCGTCCGAGGTTATGGCCATTCTGGCGCTCGTGGACGATTTGGCCGAcatgcgccagcgcctggGAGCGATCCAGGTGGCCAAAAGCAAGACGGGCGCATCGGTGACGGCTGAGGATGTGGGCTGTGCCGGGGCCATGACGGTGCTGATGAAGGATGCGGTCGAGCCGACGGTGATGCAGACGCTGGAGGGCACCCCCGTGCTGGTGCATGCCGGCCCCTTCGGCAATATTGCGCACGGgaacagcagcgtcgtcgccgaccgCATCGCCCTCAAGCTGGCCGGTGCGGACGGCTTCGTGCTGACGGAGGCCGGCTTCGGTGCAGACATGGGCTGTGAGAAGTTCTTCAACATCAAGTGCCGCACGAGCGGGCTGAAGCCggatgcggcggtgctcgtggcgacggtgcgcgcaCTGAAGTTCCACGGCGGTGTGGAGCCAAAGGATGCTACCAAGGAGAACGCGGATGCCTTGCGTGCCGGCATGAGCAACCTTGTTCGGCATATTCAAAACATTCGCAAGTTTGGGGTgccagtggtggtggcgctgaaCCGGTTCAGCACCGacacggaggcggagctggcgtTGGTAAAGGAGCTGGCGACGCAGgagggtggcgcggcggatGTTGTGGTCACAGACCACTGGTCCaagggcggcgccggggcCGTCGGTCTTGCCCAGGCGCTCATCCGCGTCACGgagacgacgccgtcgaacTTCCAGCTGCTTTACCCAAGTAACGCGTCGCTAAAGGAGAAGATCGAGACGGTGTGCCGCGAGATttacggcgccgccggcgtggaGTACCTCAACGACGCAGAGGAGAAGCTGGCGGACTTCGAGAGGATGGGCTACGGTGACTTTCCTGTATGTATGGCAAAGACACAGTACAGCTTCTCGCACAACCCCGAGCTGCGCGGGGCGCCGACCGGCTTCACTGTCCCCATCCGCGACGTCCGCGTCAACTGCGGAGCGAAGTTCGTGTTTCCTCTGCTGGGCGACATCTCCACGATGCCTGGTCTGCCGACCCGACCGGCGTACTACAACATCGACATCGACTGCGAGAGTGGAAGGATTGTGGGTCTTTCTTAA
- a CDS encoding RNA-binding protein, putative, whose translation MSSNQDDHGGEMISAEDQFNVDMDAEAELEEMKRQVESLQEDMQLKALQESAAKDEGTRKTAAAAAASSGQTKTNTSIFVGDLDLRTTDADLRVFFASCGAITRVTVLKDRQGNPKGTAYVEFETEGQAHAAILKDGQSLHGKPLKVAMKRDNIPAFQRGISRGGAYALRGRGAGNPMQQQIAALAMMAGMMSQGFNPYNMGRGGGRGRGRGGY comes from the coding sequence ATGTCTAGCAACCAAGATGACCACGGGGGCGAGATGATCTCTGCAGAGGACCAGTTCAACGTCGACATGGACGctgaggcggagctggaggagatgaAGCGGCAGGTGGAAAGCCTGCAGGAAGACATGCAGCTCAAGGCACTGCAGGAGTCGGCCGCCAAGGACGAGGGCACACGCaagacggctgctgctgcggcagcaagCAGCGGGCAGACCAAGACGAACACCTCCATCTTTGTCGGCGACCTTGACTTGAGGACCACGGACGCGGATTTGCGCGTCTTTTTCGCCTCCTGCGGTGCCATTACGCGCGTAACGGTCTTGAAGGACCGTCAGGGCAACCCGAAAGGCACCGCCTACGTCGAGTTTGAAACCGAAGGGCAGGCACACGCGGCTATCCTCAAGGATGGGCAGTCGCTGCATGGTAAGCCACTGAAGGTGGCAATGAAGCGGGACAACATTCCCGCATTCCAACGTGGCATCTCACGTGGCGGTGcgtacgcgctgcgcggtAGAGGTGCGGGCAACCcaatgcagcagcagatcgCTGCGCTGGCCATGATGGCTGGTATGATGAGCCAGGGCTTCAACCCGTATAATAtgggccgtggcggcggccgcggtcgTGGTCGCGGAGGCTATTAG
- a CDS encoding replication factor C, subunit 2, putative has product MSSSSQPAQKRAKTEGAPDTAGAAAPWVEKYRPRTLAEVEAQDEAVGALRACLKEGANMPHFLFHGPPGTGKTTSILAVAHELFGPDYIRSRVRELNASDDRGINVVREKVKIFAQGAVSSSGSSVTQSDGKVYPVPPFKLIILDEADALLPDAQAALRRMMEDFSDVTRFCILCNYVSRIIDPIASRCAKYRFKPLVKSALYHRIEYVAQAEGITLSPASLHALDTVSGGDLRLAIMHLQSAQKAKGDDLSKEDFVSVSGSVPADVMQRYLSALFSHRLEEVIQASRRLVAEGFAAAQVLLQMQHYLVSAECPLNSAQRGKIMLKLCQTERRLADGGDDYLQLLDIGSAVCSA; this is encoded by the coding sequence ATGAGCTCGTCGTCACAACCTGCGCAGAAGAGGGCCAAGACGGAGGGCGCGCCCGacaccgccggcgctgccgcgccgtggGTGGAGAAGTATCGGCCACGCACATTggcagaggtggaggcgcaggatGAGGCCGTTGGCGCCCTCCGCGCGTGCTTGAAGGAGGGGGCCAACATGCCTCACTTTCTCTTTCACGGCCCACCTGGCACGGGCAAGACGACGTCCATCCTCGCCGTGGCGCACGAGCTCTTCGGCCCCGACTACATCCGAAGTCGGGTGCGCGAGCTAAACGCCTCTGACGACCGTGGCATCAACGTGGTCCGGGAGAAGGTGAAAATCTTTGCGCAAGGCGCTGTCTCGAGCAGCGGTAGCAGCGTCACCCAGTCGGATGGAAAAGTCTACCCGGTTCCACCTTTCAAGCTCATCATTCTCGACGAGGCCGACGCACTGCTCCCCGATGCTCAGGCTGCTCTGCGGCGCATGATGGAGGACTTTAGCGATGTGACCCGCTTTTGCATCCTCTGCAACTACGTAAGCCGCATCATCGATCCAATCGCGAGCCGATGCGCCAAGTATCGCTTCAAACCGCTTGTAAAGAGTGCCCTCTATCACCGTATCGAGTACGTGGCCCAAGCCGAGGGCATCACCCTCTCACCAGCCTCTCTCCACGCCTTGGACACCGTGAGTGGCGGCGATCTCCGTCTCGCCATTATGCACCTCCAGTCGGCACAAAAGGCGAAGGGGGACGACTTGTCGAAGGAGGACTTCGTCTCCGTATCTGGCAGCGTGCCGGCGGACGTGATGCAGCGATACCTCAGCGCACTGTTCTCTCACCGCTTAGAGGAGGTGATTCAGGCATCGCGCAGGCTGGTTGCGGAGggcttcgccgccgcacagGTGCTGCTTCAGATGCAGCACTACCTTGTGAGCGCCGAGTGTCCGCTGAACTCGGCCCAGCGCGGCAAGATTATGCTAAAGCTGTGTCAGACAGAGCGGCGGCTTGCCGACGGGGGAGACGACtatctgcagctgctcgacatTGGAAGCGCTGTGTGCTCCGCATAA
- a CDS encoding reticulon domain protein, 22 kDa potentially aggravating protein (paple22), translating into MSAIAKEFKGLTTKDVVTWRRPVASGLIFSSFFTMWAIFVFAEYTLTTFVSRIVSILLIAGAAAAVTKRTIVTSPEDVTASMDRAYESVRPCVTKFVDCTISLLTWRDYAASAKFFMTTLVMAFLGNWMSDTTLMLVILIVAFTAPVAYEKKQNEIEHAVQQVRAYADKYLGMIKTHAESKKSSVEQQLQDMERKAQ; encoded by the coding sequence ATGTCGGCCATCGCGAAGGAGTTCAAGGGGCTCACGACGAAGGATGTCGTGACGTGGCGCCGCCCCGTCGCGTCTGGCCTCATTTTTTCATCTTTCTTTACCATGTGGGCCATTTTCGTCTTTGCCGAGTACACGCTGACAACGTTTGTGTCTCGCATCGTCTCCATTCTCCTCAttgctggtgccgccgctgccgtgacgAAGCGCACCATCGTGACGTCGCCCGAGGATGTGACCGCTAGCATGGACCGTGCTTACGAGTCTGTGCGCCCGTGCGTGACCAAGTTCGTGGACTGCACGATCTCCCTCCTCACGTGGCGTGACTACGCGGCGTCCGCCAAGTTTTTCATGACCACCCTTGTGATGGCCTTCCTCGGCAACTGGATGAGCGACACGACGCTGATGCTGGTCATCCTTATCGTTGCCTTTACGGCCCCGGTGGCATACGAGAAGAAGCAGAACGAGATCGAACACgcagtgcagcaggtgcgcgccTACGCTGACAAGTATCTCGGCATGATCAAGACGCACGCAGAGTCCAAGAAGTCgtcggtggagcagcagcttcaggATATGGAGCGCAAGGCCCAGTAG